Proteins encoded together in one Sylvia atricapilla isolate bSylAtr1 chromosome 2, bSylAtr1.pri, whole genome shotgun sequence window:
- the NPAT gene encoding protein NPAT isoform X2, translating into MLLPSDVARLVLGYLQQENLQATCHQFILESSDLKEYAEHCTEDGFIPACLLSLCGKNLTTILNEYVAMKTKETTNEVPAMMSSLWKKLDYTLSQIRSMQNSDFRFSSNQRIRTRSGIVEMKRQRMLQQSAPANSGLLSVAHQSGTQNSSCLVPPQVIHRTTINQSMPQTRLNTLHVNQSQAQENKINAGGLIHIQVPTSQERRLHSNLLSPGRRKSESQKRKSIATSGPLPATRSSQDSEEAVIEKETEPLEELIDGNFPQLVIENAREKILSNKSLQEKLAENINKILGSDGSVAQAPKQTDSGPTEQETSIDEILGLQGEIHMSEEAIQDILEQTESDPAFQALFDCFDYGKSKVNKNLPAGISGRNGVENEILVGEDSLETFGSSLGTEETNRCDNLREPLSCKGFQLGETSCGLKTSINDDDMAKKNPASEQLPENCRAGKQTEVLPAITPEHIRELEIAFDSVSGLTEPNKRPSSGSKCNEHCADTYVTKESSTLVSESESAMEIENGPPSHSSQSSPNLEYGHSGTPQIPLISVSEDTIAGENKTDSGSKCPLSPDTSLSEKRLPGDPSDGSPGHSALLRKNNSSISSPSADTGKEETVTSDPAALPGVSQENSSHPSNHQDQSTQADCAAGSAVDITDLDKTELQLEVVDTSNKTYSKDQHTLDKPCKKDFNLPSGLSNTEGTQGEMQEPSSSTKVDTDNLYFSSGDNACTDISVVSTENNLTTSEICHSPLPETASSTDESGIEAKSISSVSSSSQPMDVDPSNIMSLKIIISDDPFITSDAELNNAVSSITGENLPTIILSSPAKSPTKTTGLPKCLTSEDTEKNVDSALTEQNLLVLRPKDPVVTSVNTQNEDCTGFSVAGSTHLSSEGGFIQLMPATSTAFGNSSNLYIATCMTDPATLGAAVTPSNVVVLPGSSMPLASQGPGVQQLRTPPRSSNTFPANQTVSPNFPQGSAIIIASPVQPVLQGMVGMIPLSVVGQNGNTFSAPACQVLHMPVANPVCNGSVPKLPIPPKSQKIPGARNKTNTGKLVPNVSEPLNHANPRTQRAGNGDKLTNAEPGRKVEENLPVAPAESTSSNPRQSESHRRVLRFDNLLPVPGGNNQIQATKSSSQKERNENPLFAVDSASSSVKAQVPKRDKEKTLPRILCRPEVSSNRSTSAKEPQPERKAAAAGLSSDPFHKTTANKENELRRDSDEKQKNQDTAKLSNGQQSVASWSEKTVPSVQELNKKQGSLSSGAGNGKSSASVPLSSKEPKREPAKASSQGLGLSSPFSKQCVEMLQDIQWQSPAGRTAENGELPVPRTPSGVGDRHADDTTDSVRTPTCRRFSEDSATPRVMVPPATPDLPACSPASETGSENSVSMAAHTLMILSRAAIARTSTATPLKDNTQQFRALRSTVKKRKLEDLNEGERNSRSANRKDLQSSPTPSKKKKIKKKKLPNSFPAGMDVDKFLLSLHYDE; encoded by the exons ATGCTGCTGCCGTCCGACGTGGCCCGGCTGGTGCTGG GCTATTTGCAACAGGAAAATCTTCAAGCTACCTGCCATCAGTTTATTCTGGAAAGCTCAGATTTGAAAGAATATGCAGAGCACTGTACAGAAGATGGTTTTATTCCAGCCTGCTTGCTG tcgCTGTGTGGAAAGAACTTGACGACTATTCTGAATGAATACGTAgccatgaaaacaaaag AAACAACAAATGAAGTTCCAGCAATGATGTCATCTCTATGGAAAAAATTAGACTATACACTTTCTCAGATCAG gagCATGCAGAACtcagatttcagattttcatCTAATCAGAGGA TACGTACAAGAAGTGGAATTGtagaaatgaaaaggcagagaaTGCTTCAGCAGTCAGCTCCTGCAAACTCAGGACTGTTGTCAGTAGCCCATCAGTCAGGGACACAGAATTCCTCTTGTCTTGTACCTCCTCAAGTAATTCACAGAACAACAATAAATCAAAGCATGCCACAGACAAGACTGAATACACTGCATGTGAACCAGTCACAAGCTCAAGAAAACAAGATCAATG CAGGAGGTCTCATACACATTCAAGTTCCAACATCACAGGAACGAAGGCTTCATTCAAACTTGCTTTCTCCGGGAAGGCGGAAAAG TGAAtctcagaagaggaaaagtATTGCAACATCTGGACCTCTTCCAGCAACTAGAAGTTCTCAAGACTCTGAAGAAGCAGtaatagaaaaagaaactgagcCCCTAGAAGAATTAATTGATGGTAACTTCCCA caacTGGTTATTGAAAATGCCAGAGAAAAAATCTTGAGCAACAAATCTCTTCAGGAGAAGCTCGCTGAAAACATTAACAAAATCCTGGGGAG TGATGGCAGTGTTGCTCAGGCCCCTAAACAGACAGACAGTGGTCCCACAGAACAGGAGACTTCAATTGATGAAATCCTTGGACTTCAG GGTGAAATTCATATGTCAGAAGAGGCTATCCAGGACATTCTGGAACAGACAGAATCAGATCCAGCTTTCCAGGCTCTGTTTGACTGTTTTGATTATG GAAAGAGCAAGGTAAACAAGAACTTACCTGCTGGTATTTCTGGTCGGAATGGAGTAGAAAACGAAATCCTGGTGGGTGAGGATAGCCTGGAAACATTTGGAAGTTCTTTAGGAACAGAAGAAACTAACAGAt GTGATAATTTGAGAGAGCCATTATCCTGTAAAGGCTTTCAGTTAGGAGAAACGTCATGTGGCTTGAAGACCAGCATTAATGATGATGATATGGCTAAGAAAAATCCAGCCAGTGAACAGCTGCCTGAAAACTGTAGAGCAGGGAAGCAGACTGAAGTACTTCCAGCCATTACCCCTGAACACATTAGAGAGCTTGAAATTGCCTTTGACTCAGTGTCTGGTTTGACTGAACCTAACAAGAGACCGAGTTCTGGTAGCAAATGTAATGAGCACTGTGCAGACACTTACGTTACAAAAGAGTCGTCTACATTAGTATCTGAGAGTGAGAGTGCTATGGAAATTGAAAATGGCCCACCAAGTCATAGTTCTCAAAGTAGTCCTAATTTAGAATATGGTCATTCTGGTACTCCACAGATTCCTTTGATTTCGGTGTCAGAGGATACTATAGCTggtgaaaacaaaactgattcTGGAAGTAAATGTCCATTATCACCAGATACATCACTGTCTGAAAAAAGACTTCCTGGAGACCCTTCTGATGGGAGCCCTGGCCACAGTGCACTGCTGAGAAAAAACAACTCATCCATTTCTAGCCCATCAGCAGatacaggaaaagaagagacTGTAACCAGTGATCCAGCTGCCTTACCTGGTGTGTCACAGGAGAACTCCAGCCACCCCTCTAACCATCAGGACCAGAGCACACAGGCAGATTGTGCTGCAGGATCTGCCGTGGACATCACGGATCTTGATAAAACGGAGTTGCAGCTTGAAGTTGTTGATACTTCTAACAAAACTTACTCAAAGGATCAGCATACACTTGATAAGCCTTGTAAGAAAGATTTTAATCTCCCTTCAGGACTGTCAAACACAGAGGGTACACAAGGGGAGATGCAAGAACCTTCATCTTCTACAAAAGTAGACACTGATAACTTATATTTCTCTTCTGGTGATAATGCATGTACAGATATTTCTGTAGTATCCACTGAAAACAATCTTACTACCTCTGAAATATGCCATTCTCCTCTCCCTGAAACTGCATCCTCAACAGATGAGTCAGGTATTGAGGCCAAAAGTATAAGCAGTGTATCTTCTAGTAGTCAACCAATGGACGTTGATCCTTCTAATATAATGTCCCTCAAGATCATCATTAGTGATGATCCATTTATTACGTCAGACGCGGAGTTAAACAATGCTGTTTCCAGCATTACAGGAGAAAATTTGCCTACTATCATATTGTCATCTCCAGCCAAATCCCCAACCAAAACTACAGGCCTGCCCAAATGTCTGACTtcagaagacacagaaaaaaatgtggattCAGCTCTGACAGAGCAGAATCTTCTTGTGCTTAGACCTAAGGATCCTGTGGTCACCTCGGTTAACACTCAGAATGAAGACTGCACTGGCTTTTCAGTTGCAGGTTCAACTCATCTTTCCAGCGAAGGGGGATTTATACAGTTGATGCCAGCCACAAGCACAGCTTTTGGGAATTCAAGCAACCTTTACATAGCCACCTGTATGACTGATCCAGCAACCTTGGGTGCAGCTGTAACACCATCAAATGTGGTTGTATTGCCTGGCAGTTCTATGCCACTGGCTTCCCAAGGTCCAGGTGTACAACAGTTGCGAACTCCTCCCAGATCCAGCAATACATTTCCAGCAAACCAGACTGTCTCCCCAAACTTCCCACAGG GTTCTGCCATTATAATTGCATCTCCAGTGCAGCCAGTTTTGCAAGGAATGGTGGGAATGATCCCTCTCTCCGTAGTGGGACAGAACGGAAATACGTTCTCAGCACCTGCCTGCCAG GTTCTTCACATGCCTGTGGCTAATCCAGTGTGCAATGGAAGTGTCCCAAAGCTTCCCATCCCTCCCAAATCACAGAAGATTCCTGGAGCAAGAAACAAGACTAATACAG GAAAATTGGTACCAAATGTCTCTGAGCCTTTGAACCATGCCAATCCTCGAACACAGAG GGCTGGAAATGGGGACAAGCTTACCAATGCAGAACCAGGAAGGAAAGTGGAAGAGAACTTACCTGTTGCACCAGCAGAGAGCACAAGCTCAAATCCAAGACAGAGTGAGAGTCACAGGAGAGTGCTTCGTTTTGATAACCTCCTACCCGTTCCAGGAGGAAACAACCAAATTCAGGCTACTAAGAGCTCTTcccagaaggaaagaaatgaaaacccTTTATTTGCTGTGGACTCAGCATCCTCCTCTGTTAAGGCACAGGTACcaaagagagacaaagaaaaaacattgcCCAGAATTCTGTGTAGGCCAGAAGTCAGTAGCAACAGAAGCACATCTGCAAAGGAGCCACAGCCCGAGCGGAAGGCggcagctgcagggctttcATCAGATCCCTTCCACAAGACGacagcaaacaaagaaaacgAGTTACGAAGGGATAgtgatgaaaagcagaagaaccaggACACTGCCAAACTCTCCAACGGCCAGCAAAGCGTGGCCTCATGGAGTGAGAAGACGGTGCCTTCGGTACAAGAGCTGAATAAGAAGCAGGGGTCACTGTCGAGTGGGGCTGGCAATGGCAAATCATCTGCGTCTGTTCCTTTGTCCTCCAAGGAGCCAAAGCGAGAACCCGCTAAAGCTTCCAGCCAAGGCCTCGGCCTGTCCAGCCCGTTCAGTAAGCAGtgtgtggagatgctgcaggacaTTCAGTGGCAGAGCCCCGCTGGCAGGACAGCTGAAAACGGAGAACTGCCAGTACCGCGGACGCCGTCGGGAGTCGGGGACCGGCACGCGGATGACACCACGGACAGCGTCCGCACCCCGACCTGCCGGCGCTTCAGCGAGGACAGCGCCACGCCGCGCGTCATGGTGCCGCCCGCCACGCCCGACCTGCCCGCCTGCAGCCCGGCCAGCGAGACGGGCAGCGAGAACAGCGTCAGCATGGCCGCGCACACGCTCATGATCCTGTCGCGGGCCGCCATCGCCAGGACCAGCACCGCCACCCCCCTCAAGGACAACACCCAGCAGTTCAGGGCTTTGAGGAGCACcgtaaagaaaaggaaactggaGGACTTAAATGAGGGGGAGAGAAATTCTCGTTCTGCCAATAGAAAAGACCTTCAGAGCTCTCCAACaccatcaaaaaaaaagaaaatcaag AAAAAGAAGCTTCCAAAttcttttccagcaggaatggATGTGGACAAGTTCTTGTTGTCTTTGCATTATGATGAATGA
- the NPAT gene encoding protein NPAT isoform X1: MLLPSDVARLVLGYLQQENLQATCHQFILESSDLKEYAEHCTEDGFIPACLLSLCGKNLTTILNEYVAMKTKETTNEVPAMMSSLWKKLDYTLSQIRSMQNSDFRFSSNQRIRTRSGIVEMKRQRMLQQSAPANSGLLSVAHQSGTQNSSCLVPPQVIHRTTINQSMPQTRLNTLHVNQSQAQENKINAGGLIHIQVPTSQERRLHSNLLSPGRRKSESQKRKSIATSGPLPATRSSQDSEEAVIEKETEPLEELIDGNFPQLVIENAREKILSNKSLQEKLAENINKILGSDGSVAQAPKQTDSGPTEQETSIDEILGLQGEIHMSEEAIQDILEQTESDPAFQALFDCFDYVGKSKVNKNLPAGISGRNGVENEILVGEDSLETFGSSLGTEETNRCDNLREPLSCKGFQLGETSCGLKTSINDDDMAKKNPASEQLPENCRAGKQTEVLPAITPEHIRELEIAFDSVSGLTEPNKRPSSGSKCNEHCADTYVTKESSTLVSESESAMEIENGPPSHSSQSSPNLEYGHSGTPQIPLISVSEDTIAGENKTDSGSKCPLSPDTSLSEKRLPGDPSDGSPGHSALLRKNNSSISSPSADTGKEETVTSDPAALPGVSQENSSHPSNHQDQSTQADCAAGSAVDITDLDKTELQLEVVDTSNKTYSKDQHTLDKPCKKDFNLPSGLSNTEGTQGEMQEPSSSTKVDTDNLYFSSGDNACTDISVVSTENNLTTSEICHSPLPETASSTDESGIEAKSISSVSSSSQPMDVDPSNIMSLKIIISDDPFITSDAELNNAVSSITGENLPTIILSSPAKSPTKTTGLPKCLTSEDTEKNVDSALTEQNLLVLRPKDPVVTSVNTQNEDCTGFSVAGSTHLSSEGGFIQLMPATSTAFGNSSNLYIATCMTDPATLGAAVTPSNVVVLPGSSMPLASQGPGVQQLRTPPRSSNTFPANQTVSPNFPQGSAIIIASPVQPVLQGMVGMIPLSVVGQNGNTFSAPACQVLHMPVANPVCNGSVPKLPIPPKSQKIPGARNKTNTGKLVPNVSEPLNHANPRTQRAGNGDKLTNAEPGRKVEENLPVAPAESTSSNPRQSESHRRVLRFDNLLPVPGGNNQIQATKSSSQKERNENPLFAVDSASSSVKAQVPKRDKEKTLPRILCRPEVSSNRSTSAKEPQPERKAAAAGLSSDPFHKTTANKENELRRDSDEKQKNQDTAKLSNGQQSVASWSEKTVPSVQELNKKQGSLSSGAGNGKSSASVPLSSKEPKREPAKASSQGLGLSSPFSKQCVEMLQDIQWQSPAGRTAENGELPVPRTPSGVGDRHADDTTDSVRTPTCRRFSEDSATPRVMVPPATPDLPACSPASETGSENSVSMAAHTLMILSRAAIARTSTATPLKDNTQQFRALRSTVKKRKLEDLNEGERNSRSANRKDLQSSPTPSKKKKIKKKKLPNSFPAGMDVDKFLLSLHYDE, encoded by the exons ATGCTGCTGCCGTCCGACGTGGCCCGGCTGGTGCTGG GCTATTTGCAACAGGAAAATCTTCAAGCTACCTGCCATCAGTTTATTCTGGAAAGCTCAGATTTGAAAGAATATGCAGAGCACTGTACAGAAGATGGTTTTATTCCAGCCTGCTTGCTG tcgCTGTGTGGAAAGAACTTGACGACTATTCTGAATGAATACGTAgccatgaaaacaaaag AAACAACAAATGAAGTTCCAGCAATGATGTCATCTCTATGGAAAAAATTAGACTATACACTTTCTCAGATCAG gagCATGCAGAACtcagatttcagattttcatCTAATCAGAGGA TACGTACAAGAAGTGGAATTGtagaaatgaaaaggcagagaaTGCTTCAGCAGTCAGCTCCTGCAAACTCAGGACTGTTGTCAGTAGCCCATCAGTCAGGGACACAGAATTCCTCTTGTCTTGTACCTCCTCAAGTAATTCACAGAACAACAATAAATCAAAGCATGCCACAGACAAGACTGAATACACTGCATGTGAACCAGTCACAAGCTCAAGAAAACAAGATCAATG CAGGAGGTCTCATACACATTCAAGTTCCAACATCACAGGAACGAAGGCTTCATTCAAACTTGCTTTCTCCGGGAAGGCGGAAAAG TGAAtctcagaagaggaaaagtATTGCAACATCTGGACCTCTTCCAGCAACTAGAAGTTCTCAAGACTCTGAAGAAGCAGtaatagaaaaagaaactgagcCCCTAGAAGAATTAATTGATGGTAACTTCCCA caacTGGTTATTGAAAATGCCAGAGAAAAAATCTTGAGCAACAAATCTCTTCAGGAGAAGCTCGCTGAAAACATTAACAAAATCCTGGGGAG TGATGGCAGTGTTGCTCAGGCCCCTAAACAGACAGACAGTGGTCCCACAGAACAGGAGACTTCAATTGATGAAATCCTTGGACTTCAG GGTGAAATTCATATGTCAGAAGAGGCTATCCAGGACATTCTGGAACAGACAGAATCAGATCCAGCTTTCCAGGCTCTGTTTGACTGTTTTGATTATG taGGAAAGAGCAAGGTAAACAAGAACTTACCTGCTGGTATTTCTGGTCGGAATGGAGTAGAAAACGAAATCCTGGTGGGTGAGGATAGCCTGGAAACATTTGGAAGTTCTTTAGGAACAGAAGAAACTAACAGAt GTGATAATTTGAGAGAGCCATTATCCTGTAAAGGCTTTCAGTTAGGAGAAACGTCATGTGGCTTGAAGACCAGCATTAATGATGATGATATGGCTAAGAAAAATCCAGCCAGTGAACAGCTGCCTGAAAACTGTAGAGCAGGGAAGCAGACTGAAGTACTTCCAGCCATTACCCCTGAACACATTAGAGAGCTTGAAATTGCCTTTGACTCAGTGTCTGGTTTGACTGAACCTAACAAGAGACCGAGTTCTGGTAGCAAATGTAATGAGCACTGTGCAGACACTTACGTTACAAAAGAGTCGTCTACATTAGTATCTGAGAGTGAGAGTGCTATGGAAATTGAAAATGGCCCACCAAGTCATAGTTCTCAAAGTAGTCCTAATTTAGAATATGGTCATTCTGGTACTCCACAGATTCCTTTGATTTCGGTGTCAGAGGATACTATAGCTggtgaaaacaaaactgattcTGGAAGTAAATGTCCATTATCACCAGATACATCACTGTCTGAAAAAAGACTTCCTGGAGACCCTTCTGATGGGAGCCCTGGCCACAGTGCACTGCTGAGAAAAAACAACTCATCCATTTCTAGCCCATCAGCAGatacaggaaaagaagagacTGTAACCAGTGATCCAGCTGCCTTACCTGGTGTGTCACAGGAGAACTCCAGCCACCCCTCTAACCATCAGGACCAGAGCACACAGGCAGATTGTGCTGCAGGATCTGCCGTGGACATCACGGATCTTGATAAAACGGAGTTGCAGCTTGAAGTTGTTGATACTTCTAACAAAACTTACTCAAAGGATCAGCATACACTTGATAAGCCTTGTAAGAAAGATTTTAATCTCCCTTCAGGACTGTCAAACACAGAGGGTACACAAGGGGAGATGCAAGAACCTTCATCTTCTACAAAAGTAGACACTGATAACTTATATTTCTCTTCTGGTGATAATGCATGTACAGATATTTCTGTAGTATCCACTGAAAACAATCTTACTACCTCTGAAATATGCCATTCTCCTCTCCCTGAAACTGCATCCTCAACAGATGAGTCAGGTATTGAGGCCAAAAGTATAAGCAGTGTATCTTCTAGTAGTCAACCAATGGACGTTGATCCTTCTAATATAATGTCCCTCAAGATCATCATTAGTGATGATCCATTTATTACGTCAGACGCGGAGTTAAACAATGCTGTTTCCAGCATTACAGGAGAAAATTTGCCTACTATCATATTGTCATCTCCAGCCAAATCCCCAACCAAAACTACAGGCCTGCCCAAATGTCTGACTtcagaagacacagaaaaaaatgtggattCAGCTCTGACAGAGCAGAATCTTCTTGTGCTTAGACCTAAGGATCCTGTGGTCACCTCGGTTAACACTCAGAATGAAGACTGCACTGGCTTTTCAGTTGCAGGTTCAACTCATCTTTCCAGCGAAGGGGGATTTATACAGTTGATGCCAGCCACAAGCACAGCTTTTGGGAATTCAAGCAACCTTTACATAGCCACCTGTATGACTGATCCAGCAACCTTGGGTGCAGCTGTAACACCATCAAATGTGGTTGTATTGCCTGGCAGTTCTATGCCACTGGCTTCCCAAGGTCCAGGTGTACAACAGTTGCGAACTCCTCCCAGATCCAGCAATACATTTCCAGCAAACCAGACTGTCTCCCCAAACTTCCCACAGG GTTCTGCCATTATAATTGCATCTCCAGTGCAGCCAGTTTTGCAAGGAATGGTGGGAATGATCCCTCTCTCCGTAGTGGGACAGAACGGAAATACGTTCTCAGCACCTGCCTGCCAG GTTCTTCACATGCCTGTGGCTAATCCAGTGTGCAATGGAAGTGTCCCAAAGCTTCCCATCCCTCCCAAATCACAGAAGATTCCTGGAGCAAGAAACAAGACTAATACAG GAAAATTGGTACCAAATGTCTCTGAGCCTTTGAACCATGCCAATCCTCGAACACAGAG GGCTGGAAATGGGGACAAGCTTACCAATGCAGAACCAGGAAGGAAAGTGGAAGAGAACTTACCTGTTGCACCAGCAGAGAGCACAAGCTCAAATCCAAGACAGAGTGAGAGTCACAGGAGAGTGCTTCGTTTTGATAACCTCCTACCCGTTCCAGGAGGAAACAACCAAATTCAGGCTACTAAGAGCTCTTcccagaaggaaagaaatgaaaacccTTTATTTGCTGTGGACTCAGCATCCTCCTCTGTTAAGGCACAGGTACcaaagagagacaaagaaaaaacattgcCCAGAATTCTGTGTAGGCCAGAAGTCAGTAGCAACAGAAGCACATCTGCAAAGGAGCCACAGCCCGAGCGGAAGGCggcagctgcagggctttcATCAGATCCCTTCCACAAGACGacagcaaacaaagaaaacgAGTTACGAAGGGATAgtgatgaaaagcagaagaaccaggACACTGCCAAACTCTCCAACGGCCAGCAAAGCGTGGCCTCATGGAGTGAGAAGACGGTGCCTTCGGTACAAGAGCTGAATAAGAAGCAGGGGTCACTGTCGAGTGGGGCTGGCAATGGCAAATCATCTGCGTCTGTTCCTTTGTCCTCCAAGGAGCCAAAGCGAGAACCCGCTAAAGCTTCCAGCCAAGGCCTCGGCCTGTCCAGCCCGTTCAGTAAGCAGtgtgtggagatgctgcaggacaTTCAGTGGCAGAGCCCCGCTGGCAGGACAGCTGAAAACGGAGAACTGCCAGTACCGCGGACGCCGTCGGGAGTCGGGGACCGGCACGCGGATGACACCACGGACAGCGTCCGCACCCCGACCTGCCGGCGCTTCAGCGAGGACAGCGCCACGCCGCGCGTCATGGTGCCGCCCGCCACGCCCGACCTGCCCGCCTGCAGCCCGGCCAGCGAGACGGGCAGCGAGAACAGCGTCAGCATGGCCGCGCACACGCTCATGATCCTGTCGCGGGCCGCCATCGCCAGGACCAGCACCGCCACCCCCCTCAAGGACAACACCCAGCAGTTCAGGGCTTTGAGGAGCACcgtaaagaaaaggaaactggaGGACTTAAATGAGGGGGAGAGAAATTCTCGTTCTGCCAATAGAAAAGACCTTCAGAGCTCTCCAACaccatcaaaaaaaaagaaaatcaag AAAAAGAAGCTTCCAAAttcttttccagcaggaatggATGTGGACAAGTTCTTGTTGTCTTTGCATTATGATGAATGA